One Pyrus communis chromosome 4, drPyrComm1.1, whole genome shotgun sequence genomic region harbors:
- the LOC137732572 gene encoding protein LIGHT-DEPENDENT SHORT HYPOCOTYLS 4-like has translation MDSLQEFDPSNPSNTSSINININTTIATNSSSSSSSPYSTLSRYENQKRRDWNTFGQYLRNHRPPLSLSLCSGAHVLEFLRYLDQFGKTKVHIQLCPFFGNPNPPAPCPCPLRQAWGSLDALIGRLRAAFEEHGGKPEANPFGARAVRLYLREVRDSQAKARGISYEKKKRKRPPESSTSITSSTTSTVLPVQAILPPAPPSAN, from the coding sequence ATGGATTCACTTCAAGAATTTGACCCTTCCAACCCATCAAATACTTCAAGCATTAACATCAACATCAACACCACCATCGCTACCAactcatcctcatcctcatcgTCACCATACTCCACCCTCAGCCGCTATGAGAACCAAAAGCGGCGAGACTGGAACACCTTTGGGCAGTACCTCCGCAACCACAGGCCGCCACTGTCCCTCTCGCTGTGCAGTGGGGCCCACGTGCTTGAGTTCCTCAGGTACCTGGACCAGTTTGGGAAGACCAAGGTGCACATCCAGCTGTGTCCCTTCTTCGGGAACCCTAACCCTCCTGCACCGTGCCCCTGCCCTTTGCGGCAAGCTTGGGGAAGCCTCGACGCCCTCATCGGCCGCCTCAGAGCCGCCTTTGAAGAGCACGGCGGGAAGCCTGAGGCAAACCCTTTTGGGGCTCGGGCTGTGAGGCTTTATCTGCGTGAGGTTCGAGATTCTCAGGCCAAAGCCAGAGGAATTAGCTACGAAAAGAAGAAGCGGAAGCGCCCACCAGAGAGTAGCACCAGTATTACTAGTAGTACTACTAGTACTGTTCTTCCAGTTCAAGCAATACTGCCCCCTGCTCCTCCCAGTGCAAACTAA